In Tenebrio molitor chromosome 6, icTenMoli1.1, whole genome shotgun sequence, one genomic interval encodes:
- the aop gene encoding ets DNA-binding protein pokkuri, with protein sequence MKLVPGPLPPIPTSSSMDRLALPLPFSPDSLFWRYPLGFASIGQAQQPPSSPLFDYKSQLPSSLASDPRVWSREDVVSFLRWAEREFDLQPIDLDMFQMNGKAICLLTRTDLAERAPGSGDVLYNVLQILVREANSLQRMLPSSPVTPTSRHPYPLSPHSHPPTPNWNIIAQNADPFQSSHAASLAAHLMAQSNSVTLSPAPSVDSQAGSPQHADNPQTFGHSIFSMGGSNGSGSNPSDSDEDGYDKTGQSGSPPNTPSAYSLPPPLPTMAPRSPKEVAGSPGMFKAVGREFFPNESPEPNTNGRLLWDFLQQLLNDPAQRYTNYIAWKNRDTGVFKIVDPAGLAKLWGIQKNHLSMNYDKMSRALRYYYRVNILRKVQGERHCYQFLRNPNELKNIKNISLLRQMSPTNLKPPAQIVPNVTIKPEPVEAESEANRDDYDEKPTDLSITMEGPTDLSSSSRHVNIICSPDPPIPPQHH encoded by the exons ATGAAACTAGTTCCGGGGCCTTTGCCACCGATCCCCACAAGCAGCTCGATGGACCGTCTCGCCTTGCCTTTGCCCTTCAGCCCGGACTCCCTGTTCTGGCGCTACCCGCTCGGTTTCGCCTCGATCGGCCAGGCCCAGCAGCCCCCGTCCTCCCCCCTCTTCGACTACAAGAGCCAGCTGCCGTCGAGCCTCGCGTCGGACCCCCGAGTCTGGTCCCGCGAGGACGTCGTCAGCTTCCTGCGATGGGCCGAGCGCGAGTTCGACCTGCAGCCCATAGACTTGGACATGTTCCAGATGAACG GTAAAGCGATCTGCCTTCTGACGCGCACCGACCTCGCCGAGCGCGCCCCCGGCTCGGGAGACGTCCTATACAACGTCCTCCAGATCCTGGTGCGCGAAGCCAACAGCCTGCAGCGGATGTTGCCGTCCAGCCCCGTGACCCCCACGTCGCGCCACCCCTACCCGCTGTCCCCGCACTCGCACCCTCCCACGCCCAATTGGAACATTATCGCCCAGAACGCGGACCCGTTCCAGTCGTCGCACGCCGCCTCTTTGGCGGCGCACCTGATGGCCCAGAGCAACTCGGTCACGCTGAGCCCCGCGCCGTCGGTGGACAGCCAGGCGGGCAGCCCCCAGCACGCCGACAACCCCCAGACTTTCGGCCATTCCATATTCAGCATGGGCGGCAGCAACGGCAGCGGCAGCAACCCCTCGGATTCCGACGAGGATGGCTACGACAAGACCGGCCAGAGCGGTAGCCCTCCCAACACCCCCAGCGCGTACTCACTGCCGCCTCCGCTGCCGACCATGGCTCCCAGGAGCCCCAAAGAGGTCGCCGGCAGTCCCGGAATGTTCAAGGCTGTGGGACGGGAATTCTTCCCGAACGAATCTCCAGAGCCCAACACGA ATGGGCGATTGTTGTGGGACTTCTTGCAACAACTGTTGAACGACCCCGCCCAGCGATACACAAATTACATCGCATGGAAGAATCGTGACACCGGAGTCTTCAAAATCGTCGATCCGGCCGGTTTGGCCAAGTTGTGGGGCATCCAAAAGAACCACCTCTCGATGAACTACGACAAGATGTCTCGTGCCTTGCGGTACTACTACAGGGTGAACATTTTGAGGAAGGTGCAAGGGGAGCGACACTGCTACCA GTTCTTGCGGAATCCCAACGAATTGAAGAACATCAAGAACATATCGCTGTTGCGTCAGATGTCGCCGACCAATCTGAAACCTCCGGCACAGATCGTCCCCAACGTGACGATCAAGCCGGAGCCCGTGGAGGCGGAGAGCGAGGCGAATCGAGACGATTACGATGAGAAGCCCACCGACTTGAGTATAACCATGGAAGGGCCGACGGATCTGAGCAGCAGCAGCAGACACGTGAACATAATCTGTTCGCCAGATCCGCCAATACCGCCACAGCATCACTAG